In Pseudofrankia saprophytica, one genomic interval encodes:
- a CDS encoding sensor histidine kinase — protein sequence MKRLWSFARWFVRSHGLDLLIVVAAVEGALDAAWWRDPADEQASRWFAVPATVLVVIPLLGRHVRSGWPGRGDSGRAGSAVIDSGSPEVAGSGGASGWRFAAPVLVFLLAGAFSFVDGSLVTASAGVFAAGMVASLLLGQLADSRQAGIGLAVVLAGTEIIVSNDPAHDTDNFVFTPALFAIAWLAGFALRERTAQAAAAEERALLAERERAAGARVAVAEERARIARELHDVVAHAVSVIVLQSGAVRHGLPDAFQEEKEALRGVERTGRTALGDMRRLLGALRRDDEHPDLSPQPGLGNLELLTADFRHAGLPVRLRVEGERGELPPALDLSAYRIIQEGLTNALKHARASHAEVLIRFEPGQLSIDVSDDGHGGSPGDSIGYGLVGIRERVKIYGGEMTAGPAPGGGFLLRTRLPLPPGTGSGVAGRADFAGRADFADLADLADLNGSAGGGR from the coding sequence GTGAAGCGCCTGTGGTCGTTCGCGCGGTGGTTCGTCCGTAGCCACGGTCTGGACCTGCTCATCGTGGTCGCCGCGGTTGAGGGCGCTCTCGACGCCGCCTGGTGGCGGGACCCCGCCGACGAGCAGGCGTCCCGCTGGTTCGCCGTGCCCGCGACGGTCCTCGTCGTGATACCGCTGCTCGGCCGTCATGTCCGGAGCGGTTGGCCAGGTCGCGGCGACTCGGGCCGGGCTGGTTCGGCGGTGATCGATTCGGGTAGTCCAGAGGTGGCCGGCTCTGGCGGCGCGAGCGGCTGGCGGTTCGCGGCGCCAGTGCTGGTCTTCCTGCTGGCGGGCGCGTTCTCGTTCGTCGACGGGTCCCTCGTCACCGCCAGCGCGGGCGTGTTCGCGGCGGGAATGGTCGCGTCCCTGCTGCTGGGGCAGCTCGCGGACAGCCGGCAGGCCGGCATCGGTCTCGCCGTCGTCCTCGCCGGCACGGAGATCATCGTCTCCAACGACCCAGCCCATGACACCGACAACTTCGTCTTCACGCCCGCGCTGTTCGCGATCGCCTGGCTCGCCGGCTTCGCGCTGCGCGAGCGCACCGCGCAGGCGGCCGCGGCCGAGGAACGAGCCCTGCTGGCCGAACGTGAGCGCGCCGCCGGGGCTCGGGTCGCCGTGGCGGAGGAACGTGCCCGGATCGCGCGCGAGCTGCACGACGTCGTCGCCCACGCGGTCAGCGTGATCGTGCTGCAGTCCGGTGCCGTCCGCCACGGCCTGCCCGACGCGTTCCAGGAGGAGAAGGAAGCGCTGCGCGGTGTGGAACGGACCGGCCGGACGGCGCTGGGCGACATGCGTCGCCTGCTCGGCGCGTTGCGCCGCGACGACGAGCACCCCGACCTTTCGCCCCAGCCGGGGCTTGGCAACCTGGAGCTCCTGACGGCCGACTTCCGCCACGCGGGCCTGCCGGTGCGGCTACGGGTCGAGGGCGAGCGCGGCGAGCTGCCACCGGCGCTCGATCTCTCCGCCTACCGGATCATCCAGGAAGGGCTCACGAACGCCCTCAAGCACGCGCGCGCCAGCCATGCCGAGGTCCTGATCCGCTTCGAGCCGGGCCAGCTGTCGATCGACGTCAGCGACGACGGGCACGGCGGATCGCCGGGCGACAGCATCGGCTATGGCCTGGTCGGCATCCGGGAGCGGGTGAAGATCTACGGCGGCGAGATGACCGCGGGTCCGGCTCCCGGCGGGGGCTTCCTGCTGCGGACGCGCCTGCCGCTCCCGCCGGGCACCGGTTCCGGCGTGGCCGGCCGCGCCGACTTCGCCGGCCGCGCCGACTTCGCAGATCTCGCAGATCTCGCCGATCTCAACGGTTCCGCTGGCGGTGGGCGATGA
- a CDS encoding aldehyde dehydrogenase has protein sequence MDQRLMYRDAFFIDGGWAAPSGPDRFGVISPSSEDVVGEVPLATGGDIDRAVAAARAAFDDGPWPRMTPAQRGEVLARAAKLLAERAGQIAAVTVDEIGCPVSNPASQTGLVAPVFEYYAGLAAAFPFERIVTAGPRAGLVTQEPVGVVGAIVPWNAPVTLAAWKTAPALAAGCTVVIKPPPEAPLSTFVLAEALRDAGLPPGVVNVVPGGREVGEHLVTHPGTDKIAFTGSTAAGKRIMSLCGEQIKRVSLELGGKSACILLDDADVAAVVPTVVGIGLNRSGQVCAAQTRILVHRSRYAEALEAAGATAAAIPLGDPHDPATVIGPLVAERQRARVEGYIGDAVEHGARVVTGGGRPANPPKGWYVEPTILGDVDNGMRVAREEIFGPVLCVIPFDDADEAVRIANDSPYGLAGGVWSADPARALAVARRLRTGAVNVGTDFPPFPLVPFGGFKQSGLGRELGPEGLASFLEPRSIGLPASLAEALAGGNA, from the coding sequence GTGGACCAGCGACTGATGTACCGGGACGCGTTCTTCATCGATGGCGGCTGGGCCGCGCCGAGCGGCCCGGACCGGTTCGGCGTCATCTCGCCGTCGAGCGAGGACGTCGTGGGTGAGGTCCCGCTCGCGACGGGCGGCGACATCGACCGGGCGGTCGCCGCCGCCCGGGCCGCGTTCGACGACGGCCCGTGGCCGCGGATGACGCCGGCGCAGCGCGGCGAGGTCCTCGCCCGCGCGGCGAAGCTGCTGGCCGAGCGCGCGGGCCAGATCGCCGCCGTGACCGTCGACGAGATCGGCTGCCCGGTGAGCAACCCGGCGTCGCAGACCGGGCTGGTGGCGCCGGTGTTCGAGTACTACGCGGGCCTGGCGGCGGCGTTCCCCTTCGAGCGGATCGTGACGGCCGGCCCGCGCGCGGGTCTCGTCACCCAGGAGCCGGTCGGCGTCGTCGGCGCGATCGTGCCGTGGAACGCGCCCGTCACCCTGGCCGCCTGGAAGACGGCGCCGGCGCTGGCCGCCGGCTGCACGGTGGTCATCAAGCCTCCGCCGGAGGCACCGCTGTCGACGTTCGTGCTCGCCGAGGCGCTGCGGGACGCGGGCCTACCGCCGGGGGTCGTCAACGTCGTGCCGGGCGGTCGCGAAGTGGGCGAGCACCTGGTCACCCACCCCGGTACCGACAAGATCGCCTTCACCGGCTCCACCGCCGCCGGCAAGCGGATCATGAGCCTGTGCGGCGAGCAGATCAAGCGGGTCTCGCTGGAGCTCGGCGGCAAGTCCGCCTGCATCCTGCTCGACGACGCCGACGTGGCCGCGGTCGTGCCGACGGTCGTCGGCATCGGGCTGAACCGCTCCGGCCAGGTCTGCGCCGCCCAGACCCGGATCCTCGTGCACCGGTCCCGCTACGCCGAGGCGCTGGAGGCCGCGGGCGCCACCGCGGCGGCGATCCCGCTCGGCGACCCGCACGACCCGGCGACGGTGATCGGCCCGCTGGTCGCCGAGCGGCAGCGGGCCCGCGTCGAGGGCTACATCGGCGACGCCGTGGAGCACGGCGCGCGGGTCGTCACCGGCGGCGGGCGGCCCGCCAACCCGCCGAAGGGCTGGTACGTCGAACCCACGATCCTCGGCGACGTCGACAACGGGATGCGGGTCGCCCGGGAGGAGATCTTCGGCCCGGTGCTGTGCGTCATCCCGTTCGACGACGCCGACGAGGCCGTCCGGATCGCGAACGACTCGCCGTACGGGCTGGCCGGCGGCGTCTGGAGCGCCGACCCGGCGCGGGCGCTCGCCGTCGCGCGCCGGCTGCGCACCGGCGCCGTGAACGTGGGCACCGACTTCCCGCCGTTCCCGCTGGTGCCCTTCGGCGGGTTCAAGCAGTCCGGGCTCGGCCGCGAGCTCGGGCCGGAGGGGCTGGCGAGCTTCCTGGAGCCGCGCTCCATCGGCCTGCCCGCGTCGCTCGCGGAGGCGCTCGCGGGCGGAAACGCATGA
- a CDS encoding CPBP family intramembrane glutamic endopeptidase: MATPWLAHRLDGPAPLARALLLCMTMGLVWQFLLVVILVAREQRSLRWSRVRDVLWLRAPRGTRTERRGGRLWLVLVPCLLLFAAEEFLPMAPYPANRDMGTFLDSPAGQQLFSGSWSWFALVVALAVFNTVLGEELLFRGLLLPRMNGVFGRRDWVANGVLFATYHLHMPWAISSALFDTFALSYPAKRYRSALIGIAVHSSQSIVIIAATLAVVLR; the protein is encoded by the coding sequence GTGGCCACTCCCTGGCTCGCGCACCGGCTCGATGGGCCCGCGCCGCTGGCCCGCGCCCTCCTGCTCTGCATGACGATGGGCCTGGTCTGGCAGTTCCTGCTCGTCGTCATCCTGGTCGCCAGGGAGCAGCGGTCCCTGCGGTGGTCCCGCGTGCGGGACGTGTTGTGGCTGCGTGCCCCGCGCGGCACGCGCACGGAACGTCGCGGCGGGCGGCTCTGGCTCGTGCTCGTTCCATGCCTGCTGCTCTTCGCGGCCGAGGAGTTCCTGCCCATGGCGCCGTATCCGGCGAATCGCGACATGGGGACGTTCCTCGACTCGCCCGCCGGCCAGCAGCTCTTCTCCGGATCATGGAGCTGGTTCGCCCTGGTCGTGGCGCTCGCCGTCTTCAACACGGTGCTGGGTGAGGAGCTGTTGTTCCGAGGTCTGCTGCTGCCCCGCATGAACGGCGTCTTCGGCCGGCGTGACTGGGTCGCGAACGGCGTCCTGTTCGCCACCTACCACCTGCACATGCCGTGGGCCATCTCCAGCGCGCTGTTCGACACGTTCGCTCTCTCCTACCCGGCGAAACGCTACCGCAGCGCCCTCATCGGCATCGCCGTCCACAGCTCCCAGAGCATCGTCATCATCGCGGCGACGCTCGCGGTCGTCCTGAGATAG
- a CDS encoding SDR family NAD(P)-dependent oxidoreductase — protein MTDFTGRVAVITGAAHGIGSEYARHFAGRGAHVVVADIDGPAAETMTKELTAAGLSASTLVLDISDAEACRAAVDGVVAERTSIDFLVNNAALYANRDFAIAEEIDLGMWQRMIDINVSGTFYMCRAAIPRMKEQGFGRIVNQSSASVYATVPRSLHYSMSKAAVITMTKTLARELGPFGITVNAIAPGVIDTEATLKVVPREVLEKGLGNAALRRIGHPTDLAPVVGFLCSEGAGYITGQTIIVDGGINMLG, from the coding sequence ATGACTGACTTCACGGGACGCGTGGCTGTCATCACCGGCGCCGCGCACGGCATCGGGTCGGAGTACGCGCGGCACTTCGCCGGCCGCGGCGCCCACGTCGTGGTCGCCGACATCGACGGCCCGGCGGCCGAGACCATGACCAAGGAGCTGACGGCGGCCGGCTTATCGGCCAGCACGCTCGTCCTGGACATCTCCGACGCGGAGGCCTGCCGCGCCGCCGTCGACGGGGTCGTCGCCGAGCGGACGTCGATCGACTTCCTCGTCAACAACGCGGCGCTCTACGCCAACCGCGACTTCGCGATCGCCGAGGAGATCGACCTCGGCATGTGGCAGCGGATGATCGACATCAACGTCAGCGGCACGTTCTACATGTGCCGAGCCGCCATCCCGCGCATGAAGGAGCAGGGCTTCGGCCGCATCGTCAACCAGAGCTCGGCGTCGGTCTACGCGACCGTCCCCCGCTCGCTGCACTACTCGATGTCGAAGGCCGCCGTCATCACGATGACGAAGACGCTGGCCCGCGAGCTGGGCCCGTTCGGCATCACCGTGAACGCGATCGCTCCGGGCGTCATCGACACCGAGGCGACGCTGAAGGTCGTGCCCCGCGAGGTCCTGGAGAAGGGCCTCGGCAACGCGGCCCTGCGCCGCATCGGCCACCCGACCGACCTCGCCCCGGTCGTCGGCTTCCTCTGTTCGGAAGGCGCTGGCTACATCACCGGTCAGACGATCATCGTCGACGGTGGCATCAACATGCTCGGCTGA
- a CDS encoding sucrase ferredoxin codes for MTVDSSPQATPPDSGQSYRCAPWTQAQGADPIGSALTCDLFVLIETPPPWPHDIGELPIFAGLARRGLPPARLLAVRPSIDGQPAGLPARLAAGAGAGVGVTIWRRSPTGGFTGTDHVVPAGDVVDQIARLVEAPDGRGRPAPPEVLICGHGTRDTCCGRLGTRLALEETGAWPDVRVRRCSHTGGHRFAPTGFTLPDGLAWGFLDADVLDTIVRRAGRPPLSGHYRGTTALGMWGQVAERELFERFGWAWLDHRLTSASTDPAPDGRSATVDLAWDGPSGPGRATATVEVARDLPVLVCGEPPENARKSAPDLALRSFAIGGGG; via the coding sequence GTGACCGTCGACTCCTCACCACAGGCGACGCCCCCCGACTCCGGCCAGTCCTACCGGTGCGCTCCCTGGACCCAGGCACAGGGAGCGGACCCGATCGGCTCGGCGCTCACCTGCGACCTGTTCGTCCTGATCGAGACGCCGCCGCCGTGGCCGCACGACATCGGCGAGCTACCGATCTTCGCCGGGCTGGCCCGGCGGGGACTGCCACCGGCCAGGCTGCTCGCCGTGCGCCCGTCGATCGACGGGCAGCCGGCCGGCCTGCCCGCGCGGCTCGCGGCGGGCGCGGGCGCCGGGGTGGGTGTGACGATCTGGCGACGTTCCCCGACGGGCGGCTTCACCGGCACCGACCACGTAGTCCCTGCCGGGGACGTCGTCGACCAGATCGCCCGGCTCGTCGAGGCACCGGACGGGCGGGGCCGGCCCGCGCCGCCGGAGGTGCTGATCTGCGGGCACGGCACGCGGGACACCTGCTGCGGCCGGCTCGGCACTCGGCTCGCCCTGGAGGAGACCGGCGCGTGGCCGGACGTGCGCGTCCGCCGCTGCAGCCACACCGGCGGCCACCGCTTCGCCCCCACCGGCTTCACCCTGCCCGACGGGCTGGCGTGGGGATTTCTCGACGCCGACGTGCTCGACACGATCGTCCGCCGGGCCGGCAGGCCGCCGCTGAGCGGCCACTATCGCGGCACCACCGCCCTCGGGATGTGGGGCCAGGTGGCCGAACGCGAGCTCTTCGAACGCTTCGGCTGGGCCTGGCTGGACCACCGGCTCACCTCGGCGAGCACCGACCCGGCGCCCGACGGCCGCTCGGCCACCGTCGACCTGGCCTGGGACGGCCCGTCCGGTCCTGGGCGCGCGACCGCGACGGTCGAGGTCGCCCGCGACCTCCCGGTCCTCGTCTGCGGCGAGCCTCCCGAGAACGCGAGGAAGAGCGCCCCGGACCTGGCTCTGCGTTCCTTCGCCATCGGCGGGGGCGGCTGA
- a CDS encoding class I SAM-dependent methyltransferase encodes MEVAPGRDDSQETLWNGAAARGWTVVQDLIDEMYRPFEDLLAEAVVPGSSVLDVGCGTGATTLAAARRAGPAGRCVGVDVSEPMIAAARARIERAGVSAGFVRADAATHAFEPAGFELLVSRFGVMFFDDFPRAFANLRRAGTDTATIRFITWRSPGENPFQTTAERAAAPLLPHLAPRDPDAPGQFALAREDRVRDFLDEGGWTGIDIQPIDVEVALPETELVRYLTLLGPVGRALQGVDERTRAQVVETVRPAFDPYQRGTEIRYTAACWLVVAHAQAGQP; translated from the coding sequence ATGGAAGTCGCACCTGGGCGCGATGACTCACAGGAGACCCTCTGGAATGGCGCCGCCGCGCGTGGCTGGACGGTGGTGCAGGACCTGATCGACGAGATGTACCGGCCGTTCGAGGACCTGCTCGCGGAGGCGGTGGTTCCCGGCTCCAGCGTGCTCGATGTCGGCTGCGGTACGGGCGCGACGACCCTCGCCGCCGCGCGGCGGGCGGGCCCGGCGGGACGTTGCGTGGGCGTCGACGTCTCGGAGCCGATGATCGCGGCCGCCCGGGCGCGGATCGAACGGGCGGGTGTGTCGGCCGGCTTCGTCCGCGCCGACGCCGCCACGCACGCTTTCGAACCGGCCGGCTTCGAGCTGCTCGTCTCCCGCTTCGGCGTCATGTTCTTCGACGACTTCCCCCGAGCCTTCGCGAACCTGCGGCGGGCCGGGACGGACACCGCAACGATCCGGTTCATCACCTGGCGGAGCCCCGGCGAGAATCCGTTCCAGACGACGGCCGAGCGGGCCGCGGCGCCGCTCCTGCCACACCTGGCGCCCCGCGACCCGGACGCGCCCGGCCAGTTCGCCCTCGCGCGGGAGGACCGGGTCCGCGATTTCCTCGACGAGGGCGGCTGGACCGGCATCGACATCCAGCCGATCGACGTGGAGGTCGCGCTGCCGGAAACGGAGCTGGTTCGCTACCTCACCCTGCTCGGTCCCGTCGGCCGGGCGCTTCAGGGGGTCGACGAGCGGACCCGCGCCCAGGTCGTCGAGACTGTCCGCCCCGCCTTCGACCCCTACCAGCGGGGCACGGAGATCCGGTACACCGCGGCGTGCTGGCTGGTCGTCGCCCACGCACAGGCGGGGCAGCCGTAG
- a CDS encoding TIGR03619 family F420-dependent LLM class oxidoreductase, translated as MSTAQLSIRYLALAPADPGSWRPLLSRVVAADRAGIDRVVLSGEHVVFGEHMENYARPEIGGRVGGGQPTGPDGHFLEPMTTMSFLAGMTSRVRLTNSILLAALRRPVVLAKSAATLDVLSGGRLDLGVGIGWQREEYEAAGLEFSRRGRLLDHTLEVCQLLWREPRASYHSPELSFENIHLNPKPVQPGGVPIWVSGTVNPGAMRRLARFGAGWIPWGPASDRAADLVETIPRMRDAVAAHGRDPLELGIAGKLANVPGPDGTPELGATMDGLAALLAAGVTDVRLQLPVPDDTAAAEDYLTPWVSRFREMTGAVRAGIG; from the coding sequence ATGAGCACCGCCCAGCTCTCGATCCGTTACCTGGCGCTGGCGCCGGCGGACCCCGGCTCGTGGCGCCCGCTGCTCAGCCGGGTAGTCGCCGCCGACCGGGCCGGCATCGACCGGGTGGTGCTCTCCGGTGAGCACGTCGTCTTCGGCGAGCACATGGAGAACTACGCGCGGCCCGAGATCGGCGGCCGCGTCGGCGGCGGGCAGCCGACGGGGCCGGACGGCCACTTCCTCGAGCCGATGACGACCATGTCGTTCCTGGCCGGGATGACGTCGCGGGTGCGGCTCACCAACAGCATCCTGCTCGCCGCGCTGCGCAGGCCGGTCGTGCTGGCCAAGAGCGCCGCCACGCTGGACGTGCTCTCCGGCGGCCGGCTCGACCTCGGTGTCGGCATCGGCTGGCAGCGCGAGGAGTACGAGGCCGCCGGGCTGGAGTTCTCCCGGCGCGGCCGGCTGCTCGACCACACCCTCGAGGTCTGCCAGCTGCTGTGGCGGGAGCCCCGGGCCAGCTACCACTCCCCCGAGTTGTCCTTCGAGAACATCCATCTCAACCCGAAGCCGGTCCAGCCGGGCGGCGTGCCGATCTGGGTCAGCGGAACGGTCAACCCCGGCGCGATGCGCCGCCTCGCCCGGTTCGGCGCCGGCTGGATCCCGTGGGGGCCGGCGTCCGACCGCGCCGCCGACCTGGTCGAGACGATCCCCCGGATGCGCGACGCCGTCGCCGCACACGGCCGCGACCCGCTGGAGCTCGGGATCGCCGGCAAGCTCGCGAACGTGCCCGGCCCGGACGGGACGCCGGAGCTGGGCGCGACGATGGACGGTCTCGCGGCACTGCTCGCGGCCGGGGTCACCGACGTGCGCCTCCAGCTGCCAGTGCCGGATGACACAGCCGCGGCGGAGGACTACCTCACCCCGTGGGTAAGTAGGTTTCGGGAGATGACCGGCGCCGTCCGGGCCGGGATCGGCTGA
- a CDS encoding response regulator — protein MTIRVLVADDQSMIRAGFRMLLAREPDIEVVAEASNGREAVRLAARCDPTVILMDIRMPELDGLHATQQILAANGSARVLILTTFDLDEYVYEALRSGASGFVLKDDPPEQLIAAIRTVATGDALLSPTVTRRVISQFVRIPRPTPPPELTDLTSRERDVFRLIALGRSNAEIGRELFIGEGTVKTHVTHVLQKLNLRDRVQVVVLAYQTGLVTPGADRPVSRE, from the coding sequence ATGACCATCCGAGTACTCGTAGCCGACGACCAGTCCATGATCCGCGCGGGCTTTCGCATGCTGCTCGCCCGCGAGCCGGACATCGAGGTCGTCGCCGAGGCGAGCAACGGCCGGGAGGCGGTGCGGCTGGCGGCCCGCTGTGACCCGACGGTCATCCTGATGGACATCCGGATGCCCGAGCTCGACGGCCTGCACGCCACCCAGCAGATCCTCGCGGCGAACGGGTCAGCGCGCGTCCTGATTCTCACGACGTTCGACCTCGACGAGTACGTCTACGAGGCGCTCCGCTCCGGGGCCAGCGGCTTCGTCCTCAAGGACGACCCACCGGAGCAACTCATCGCCGCGATCCGCACCGTGGCGACCGGCGACGCGCTGCTGTCGCCGACCGTCACGAGACGGGTGATCAGCCAGTTCGTCCGCATCCCTCGCCCCACGCCCCCGCCGGAGCTGACCGACCTGACGTCGCGCGAACGGGACGTCTTCCGCCTGATCGCCCTCGGTCGGTCCAACGCGGAGATCGGCCGGGAGCTCTTCATCGGCGAGGGAACCGTCAAGACGCACGTCACCCACGTCCTGCAGAAGCTGAACCTGCGAGACCGCGTCCAGGTGGTCGTCCTGGCCTACCAGACCGGCCTGGTCACCCCGGGCGCCGACCGCCCCGTCAGCCGCGAGTAG
- a CDS encoding helix-turn-helix domain-containing protein: protein MTVDPDVEAAGEYADAGPWTLGELPSRVAALLAGNYEGQSSGRVGELPTERTVRWYATIGLVDRPVATRGRVALYGPRHVLQLAAIKKLQSEGRSLAEIQQRLLGASDPQLTELVGAPRPVRASMAVPPAAAPAEFWKRGAPRRPAARPPTSVAASASAPGPAPGPGPGPAGAGAATAVPAIRLGDTVTLVLGAAARTPDADELDAIAAAAVPLLDLLVRLGLAPGYGFGDLRPEDGDGHGSRTWAR, encoded by the coding sequence ATGACTGTGGACCCTGACGTCGAGGCCGCGGGGGAGTACGCGGACGCCGGTCCGTGGACCCTCGGGGAGCTCCCCAGCCGGGTGGCGGCGCTGCTCGCCGGCAACTACGAGGGCCAGAGCAGTGGCCGCGTCGGCGAGCTGCCGACCGAGCGGACCGTCCGCTGGTACGCCACGATCGGCCTGGTCGACCGGCCGGTCGCCACTCGTGGCCGCGTCGCCCTCTACGGCCCTCGGCACGTGCTCCAACTCGCCGCGATCAAGAAGCTTCAGTCCGAGGGGCGGTCGCTCGCAGAGATCCAGCAGCGACTGCTCGGCGCGTCCGACCCTCAGCTCACGGAGCTGGTCGGAGCGCCGCGTCCCGTCCGCGCGTCCATGGCCGTCCCGCCCGCGGCGGCGCCCGCCGAGTTCTGGAAGCGCGGCGCGCCGAGGCGCCCGGCGGCGCGGCCGCCCACGTCGGTCGCCGCGTCAGCGTCAGCGCCCGGTCCCGCGCCCGGACCCGGACCCGGACCCGCGGGCGCGGGCGCGGCGACCGCCGTGCCAGCCATCCGGCTGGGTGACACTGTCACGCTCGTCCTGGGTGCCGCCGCCCGGACGCCGGACGCCGACGAGCTCGACGCCATCGCGGCGGCCGCGGTTCCCCTGCTCGATCTGCTCGTCCGCCTCGGCCTGGCTCCCGGTTACGGTTTCGGTGACCTGCGGCCAGAGGATGGAGACGGCCATGGAAGTCGCACCTGGGCGCGATGA